A DNA window from Vigna angularis cultivar LongXiaoDou No.4 chromosome 1, ASM1680809v1, whole genome shotgun sequence contains the following coding sequences:
- the LOC108347463 gene encoding uncharacterized protein LOC108347463: MDVRLKSFLGFAANHSANAFKILGNSMQAEGRGADQYGTDTILRLDSPGSSIPTHVPSPKGTKRKWDLIDGCMGQRVDSSLSLGLGRSTSSSDSKGSSAAACTAVSSAKDVDEESSMDIELDFSLHLGCEKVQSQKKLVNSSLKTLELQPKFDLELSLSTGPCESDITSIHLNPSPLQLNMEMPLAFSGTQNADEGSTSCSWKPGIVLPSSKTASNTGTSFLLNQASEQFDHSPVVLDLSSTRPKSSVTCTSGLTQQQQPLRPSNSKTCQVEGCGKGARGASGRCISHGGGRRCQKPGCHKGAEGRTVYCKAHGGGRRCEFLGCTKSAEGRTDFCIAHGGGRRCSHEGCTRAARGKSGLCIRHGGGKRCQRENCTKSAEGLSGLCISHGGGRRCQAPGCTKGAQGSTMFCKAHGGGKRCTAPGCTKGAEGSTPYCKGHGGGKRCTYQGGGVCTKSVHGGTNFCVAHGGGKRCAVPGCTKSARGRTDHCVRHGGGKRCKFVGCGKSAQGSTDFCKAHGGGKRCSWGHPGSEYGIQQDGPCNSFARGKTGMCALHSGLVHDKRVHGGISLASVVQNPHSSKTDELKQLLVDKNMDIDMMKIGSSLGSAATCSDFKQFEAVTAHISAKEGGHLPMSVAVPEGRVHGGSLMAMLTGSSSRGTSSGRSLVSDPSEPIKGYPMPQNWMES, translated from the coding sequence ATGGACGTGAGGTTGAAATCATTTTTGGGATTTGCTGCTAATCATTCTGCAAATGCATTCAAGATTTTGGGCAATTCTATGCAAGCTGAAGGAAGGGGAGCTGATCAGTATGGTACAGATACCATCTTACGACTTGATTCCCCTGGTTCTTCAATTCCCACCCATGTTCCCTCTCCTAAGGGAACAAAAAGGAAGTGGGATTTAATTGATGGATGTATGGGTCAAAGAGTCGACTCATCTTTGTCACTTGGGCTTGGGCGTTCAACCAGTTCCTCTGATAGCAAGGGTAGTTCGGCTGCTGCTTGCACAGCTGTGTCTTCAGCCAAAGATGTTGATGAGGAATCATCTATGGATATTGAACTGGACTTTTCTCTCCATCTTGGCTGTGAGAAGGTACAAAGCCAGAAGAAACTTGTTAATTCAAGTTTGAAGACACTGGAGCTGCAACCAAAATTTGATTTGGAATTAAGCCTTTCTACTGGGCCCTGTGAGTCAGATATTACAAGCATACATCTAAATCCTTCACCTCTTCAATTGAATATGGAGATGCCATTAGCGTTCAGTGGGACACAGAATGCAGACGAGGGATCAACTTCATGTAGTTGGAAGCCAGGGATTGTTTTGCCATCTTCAAAGACGGCATCAAATACAGGCACTAGTTTTCTTCTAAATCAGGCTTCAGAGCAGTTTGATCATAGTCCCGTTGTTCTGGATCTCTCGTCAACCAGACCTAAAAGTTCAGTTACCTGCACTTCTGGGCTTACACAGCAGCAACAGCCACTGCGCCCCAGTAATTCTAAAACATGTCAAGTGGAGGGATGCGGAAAGGGTGCCAGAGGAGCTTCTGGAAGATGTATATCTCACGGTGGGGGTAGGAGGTGTCAGAAACCTGGCTGCCACAAAGGAGCCGAGGGTCGCACGGTTTATTGCAAGGCACATGGAGGTGGCAGGCGATGTGAATTCCTTGGTTGCACAAAGAGTGCAGAAGGACGTACAGATTTCTGTATTGCCCATGGTGGTGGCCGGAGATGCAGTCATGAAGGCTGTACCCGGGCTGCCAGAGGGAAATCTGGATTGTGCATACGACATGGTGGTGGTAAGAGGTGCCAGAGAGAAAACTGCACCAAGAGTGCCGAAGGTCTATCAGGCCTTTGTATCTCACATGGTGGAGGTCGTCGATGCCAGGCTCCTGGATGTACAAAAGGGGCACAAGGGAGCACAATGTTTTGCAAAGCACATGGTGGGGGAAAACGGTGTACAGCACCAGGGTGCACCAAAGGCGCTGAGGGGAGCACCCCTTATTGCAAGGGCCATGGAGGGGGAAAACGCTGTACGTATCAGGGTGGTGGTGTATGTACTAAAAGTGTGCATGGAGGTACCAACTTCTGTGTGGCACATGGGGGTGGAAAGAGGTGTGCTGTACCAGGATGCACAAAAAGTGCTAGAGGAAGGACTGATCATTGTGTCCGCCATGGTGGAGGCAAGAGATGCAAGTTTGTAGGGTGTGGAAAGAGTGCTCAAGGCAGCACTGACTTTTGCAAAGCACATGGGGGAGGCAAGAGGTGCTCTTGGGGCCATCCTGGTTCAGAGTATGGTATTCAACAGGATGGTCCTTGCAATTCGTTTGCAAGGGGGAAAACAGGTATGTGTGCTCTTCATAGTGGGCTGGTGCATGATAAGAGGGTTCACGGAGGTATCTCACTGGCATCTGTTGTTCAGAATCCTCATTCGAGTAAAACAGATGAACTAAAACAGTTACTCGTTGACAAAAACATGGATATAGATATGATGAAAATAGGGAGTAGCCTTGGCTCGGCTGCAACCTGCTCTGACTTCAAGCAGTTTGAAGCTGTAACTGCTCATATCTCAGCCAAGGAAGGTGGTCACCTGCCAATGTCAGTTGCTGTTCCTGAAGGCAGGGTGCATGGTGGAAGTCTGATGGCAATGCTGACTGGGAGTTCTAGCCGTGGCACAAGCAGCGGGAGAAGTCTAGTTAGCGATCCATCCGAACCAATCAAAGGTTATCCCATGCCCCAGAATTGGATGGAAAGCTAG